A region from the Bacillus sp. Marseille-P3661 genome encodes:
- a CDS encoding aldolase catalytic domain-containing protein, which translates to MKNNVKILDCTIRDGGLVNNWEFSIDFVRDVYKALSEAGVDYMEIGYKNSPKLVSTDGVGPWRFCEDEFIKEVIPGKTNTKLSAIVDVGRVEDNDILPCHDSPLDLIRVACYLKDIEKGINLVNTFHEQGYETSINIMAVSNSMEYDLIEALEEINKSPVDIAYIVDSYGSLYNRDIQYLIEKFKNFVPNKLLGIHTHNNLQMAFSNTILASQQGVKFLDTSIFGMGRGAGNCSTELLIGYLSNAKYDVRPILEIIEQLFIPLRNKVEWGFAIPYAITGLLNEHPRSAISHRNSEEKNKFLQFYDKLTNVETQLASK; encoded by the coding sequence ATGAAAAACAATGTAAAAATATTGGATTGTACTATTCGGGATGGGGGCTTAGTTAATAATTGGGAGTTTAGCATTGATTTTGTAAGAGATGTTTATAAGGCCCTTAGTGAAGCCGGTGTTGATTACATGGAAATAGGTTACAAGAATTCCCCTAAACTTGTATCGACCGATGGGGTAGGTCCATGGCGTTTTTGTGAAGATGAATTTATTAAAGAAGTGATACCCGGGAAAACAAATACGAAGTTATCTGCAATAGTTGATGTAGGAAGAGTAGAGGATAATGATATACTGCCATGTCATGATAGCCCGTTAGATTTGATAAGAGTTGCTTGTTATTTAAAGGATATTGAAAAAGGAATAAACCTTGTGAATACTTTTCATGAACAAGGATATGAAACTAGTATTAATATCATGGCTGTCTCCAACTCAATGGAATACGATTTAATTGAAGCACTGGAAGAAATTAATAAAAGCCCTGTAGATATTGCATATATTGTGGATTCATATGGTAGTCTATATAATCGCGATATACAATATTTAATTGAAAAGTTTAAAAATTTCGTTCCCAATAAACTTTTGGGAATTCATACTCATAATAATCTTCAAATGGCCTTTTCAAATACAATTTTGGCCTCCCAACAAGGAGTTAAATTTTTAGATACTTCTATTTTTGGTATGGGTAGAGGAGCAGGAAATTGTTCAACAGAGCTACTAATAGGTTATTTATCTAACGCCAAGTATGATGTTAGGCCAATATTGGAAATTATAGAACAGTTATTTATACCATTAAGAAACAAAGTAGAATGGGGATTTGCAATACCGTATGCAATAACGGGATTGCTAAATGAGCATCCAAGATCTGCAATATCTCATAGAAATAGTGAGGAAAAAAATAAATTTTTACAATTCTATGATAAATTAACAAATGTCGAAACGCAATTAGCTAGTAAATAG
- a CDS encoding FGGY-family carbohydrate kinase, protein MKLILVIDVGTSSMRGILYNFDGEIKNIKQVLYKPTFLKNNYVEQDPSSWEEALIKITSESVDWGKKYGATIEALSITAQRSSIIPVNKVGEPLQNAIMWQDKRTFNICEELEKYANLIYSCTGSKVNTVFGAPKMKWIKQNQPDLYNHTYKMLTIADYLIFIMTGNFVTDYTYGSRSLIMNVLTLKWDNEMLELFDVDKDKLCDLVPQGTVVGITTSEFQCRTGLTNGTPVISAGGDQQCAALGAGIIENGSMNITTGTGSFIQTASDNLNLDIQHRTTCNVSAIPGKYIIESSVLTTSSICNWFSKNFYDCEEKDETLLYVRMIEEAQSSPVGSNNVIALPYFQGRGSPDWNTLATGMFFNVSLQTTRGDFARSILEGIAMEISENIDVITETVGEIDSISVSGGLTKSHLFNQIQADVYNKKIMLPGNKETTSLGAWISAAVTLGIYGTYNAAYNKAEIESDKIIYSPVSDNTKIYNGLILHKKKMYNVLKQGGIYQTLQ, encoded by the coding sequence ATGAAGTTGATACTTGTTATTGATGTAGGTACCTCAAGTATGCGAGGTATTCTTTATAATTTTGATGGTGAAATTAAAAATATAAAACAGGTACTATATAAACCTACCTTTCTTAAAAACAATTATGTAGAACAAGATCCCTCATCTTGGGAAGAAGCACTGATAAAAATTACCTCTGAATCTGTTGATTGGGGTAAGAAATATGGGGCAACGATTGAAGCTCTCTCTATTACTGCACAACGCTCCTCCATTATTCCAGTTAATAAAGTTGGTGAACCCTTACAAAACGCTATAATGTGGCAGGATAAACGGACTTTTAACATCTGTGAAGAACTCGAAAAATATGCAAACTTGATTTATTCTTGTACCGGTTCAAAAGTTAATACTGTGTTTGGTGCACCTAAAATGAAATGGATTAAGCAGAATCAACCTGATTTATATAATCATACATACAAAATGCTTACAATAGCGGACTATCTAATTTTTATTATGACGGGGAATTTTGTTACGGACTATACTTATGGAAGTAGATCATTAATCATGAATGTCCTAACATTAAAATGGGATAATGAAATGTTGGAGTTATTTGATGTAGATAAAGATAAGCTTTGCGATTTGGTACCTCAAGGGACAGTAGTTGGAATCACAACAAGTGAATTTCAATGCCGTACAGGTTTAACCAATGGGACTCCTGTAATCTCAGCTGGCGGGGATCAACAATGTGCTGCACTTGGAGCAGGTATCATCGAAAATGGTTCAATGAATATTACCACAGGAACTGGCTCTTTTATACAAACGGCTTCGGATAATCTCAATTTAGATATACAACATAGAACAACTTGTAATGTGTCAGCGATACCGGGTAAATATATAATCGAGTCTAGTGTATTAACAACTTCTAGTATATGCAATTGGTTTTCGAAAAATTTTTATGACTGTGAAGAGAAAGATGAAACGTTACTATACGTGAGAATGATAGAAGAGGCACAGAGTTCACCTGTTGGTTCAAACAATGTCATAGCCCTTCCTTATTTTCAAGGTAGAGGATCGCCAGATTGGAACACGCTAGCCACTGGAATGTTTTTTAACGTATCTCTTCAAACAACAAGAGGAGATTTTGCTCGATCCATACTAGAGGGGATTGCCATGGAAATTTCAGAGAATATTGATGTTATAACCGAAACAGTTGGAGAAATTGATTCAATTAGCGTATCAGGTGGTCTTACTAAATCTCATCTTTTTAATCAGATACAAGCTGATGTATACAATAAAAAAATTATGTTACCAGGAAATAAAGAAACTACTTCACTTGGAGCTTGGATCTCTGCTGCAGTGACATTAGGAATTTATGGGACCTATAATGCAGCATATAATAAAGCTGAAATAGAAAGCGATAAGATTATATATTCACCTGTTAGTGATAATACAAAAATTTATAATGGTTTAATACTTCACAAAAAAAAAATGTACAATGTTTTGAAACAAGGTGGAATTTATCAAACTTTACAATAG
- a CDS encoding BglG family transcription antiterminator: MQNLDNQFSLFLKVLLKQKKTSKISVMAKSLEISRRMIYYYMDRIDQILKKADLQSIHREETGGISLSTKQVKFLSSWLEKQDLKSYVFSTAERRYILIILILMETRKWNLQTFIDLMGVSRNTIIRDIQFIKEKYYPLELLSSKNKGYFFHIDELSRRNEIYQVIQEMNYNHLDEAYKFLMIEMLKKQLDLNNVNLEDKHIEIEKAFKEIEHDLKKEISEENIKVLARTTFLFWLRSITGNKICWNKVQEDMIRSRIEYKISHDLIQLFNDIFSGDFPEDEVLFFGLLLLCSQKNSDAYFRGKSFEELYFISNQMVEQFEEISGIHFENKEQLIENIQTDIKVIFYRKQFSFSMAFYQPEPVINKYEKVYFLTKKVVSQMKQNNKLFKNYFPNGFEENEIANLALYFEDIILKEQSNSVVYKIIIVSDLSKVYMDLLKTQILQLLPHAKIQGLFTMKEASNNKEKVHFCLTTQRNYVHNNGETIYVNPLLTNEDKNRIYYSITANSGKSRKEQLLEILTGYVNKNELDLLVSRIDSLYSNNFVDLQVKKTVNLPSILEHEHIFNVEQLDNLEKSIDLLAFPLLRKNIIDDTYVNQIKHEVLKERKFYLICPNVLILQTDNRYGSSQAAISLVYSKKSLVIQENPITNVNLIILIGTEEKMSHVPILFELEDLLQPTFLKKLDEGANLENLLLRTLPIKT; this comes from the coding sequence ATGCAAAATCTAGACAATCAGTTTAGTTTATTTTTAAAAGTATTATTAAAGCAAAAGAAAACAAGTAAGATTTCCGTTATGGCCAAATCTTTAGAAATATCCCGGCGAATGATTTATTACTATATGGATCGAATTGATCAAATATTAAAAAAAGCGGACCTACAGTCAATTCACCGTGAAGAAACGGGGGGAATTTCACTTTCTACTAAGCAAGTTAAATTTTTGAGTAGTTGGTTAGAAAAACAAGATTTAAAATCATATGTTTTTTCTACAGCGGAAAGAAGATACATACTAATCATTTTAATTTTGATGGAGACAAGAAAATGGAATTTACAAACTTTTATTGATCTTATGGGGGTTTCAAGAAATACAATAATAAGAGATATACAATTTATTAAAGAAAAATACTATCCACTAGAACTACTGAGCAGCAAAAATAAAGGATATTTTTTTCATATAGATGAGCTTTCTCGAAGAAATGAAATATATCAGGTTATTCAAGAAATGAATTATAATCATTTAGATGAGGCTTATAAATTCCTTATGATTGAAATGCTTAAAAAGCAATTAGACTTAAATAATGTTAACTTGGAAGATAAACATATTGAGATCGAGAAAGCTTTTAAAGAAATTGAGCATGATCTAAAAAAAGAGATCTCCGAAGAAAATATAAAAGTTTTGGCAAGAACTACTTTTCTTTTTTGGTTGAGAAGTATTACAGGAAATAAAATATGTTGGAATAAAGTACAAGAAGACATGATTCGGTCACGAATTGAGTATAAAATTTCACATGACTTAATTCAGTTATTTAATGATATATTCTCTGGAGATTTCCCTGAAGATGAGGTGTTATTTTTTGGACTTCTTTTACTATGTTCTCAAAAAAACTCAGATGCCTATTTTCGTGGTAAATCATTTGAGGAACTATACTTTATATCAAACCAAATGGTCGAACAATTTGAGGAAATTTCAGGAATTCACTTCGAAAACAAAGAACAATTAATTGAGAATATACAGACGGATATAAAAGTAATTTTCTATAGAAAACAGTTTTCTTTTTCCATGGCTTTTTATCAACCTGAACCGGTAATAAATAAATATGAGAAAGTCTATTTTCTAACTAAAAAAGTAGTTTCTCAGATGAAACAAAATAATAAGTTATTCAAAAATTACTTCCCAAATGGGTTTGAAGAGAATGAAATAGCAAATTTAGCTCTCTATTTTGAAGATATTATTCTTAAGGAACAGTCTAATAGTGTTGTATATAAAATTATTATAGTGTCTGATCTTTCAAAGGTGTATATGGACTTATTGAAAACTCAAATCCTACAATTATTACCACACGCTAAGATACAGGGCCTTTTTACAATGAAGGAAGCAAGTAACAATAAAGAAAAAGTACATTTCTGTTTAACAACACAACGTAATTATGTTCATAATAATGGTGAAACTATCTATGTAAATCCTCTTTTAACGAATGAAGATAAAAATAGGATTTATTATTCCATAACAGCAAATTCAGGGAAATCCCGAAAAGAACAACTTTTAGAAATCTTAACAGGTTATGTAAATAAAAATGAACTTGATCTATTAGTATCTAGAATCGATTCATTGTATTCGAATAATTTTGTGGATTTACAAGTAAAAAAAACTGTTAATTTACCTTCAATCTTAGAACATGAGCATATATTTAATGTTGAGCAATTAGATAACCTAGAAAAAAGCATTGATTTACTCGCATTTCCATTGCTAAGGAAAAACATTATTGACGATACTTATGTTAACCAAATTAAACATGAGGTATTGAAAGAAAGAAAATTTTATTTAATTTGTCCGAATGTACTCATACTTCAGACTGATAATCGTTATGGTTCTTCTCAGGCTGCCATAAGCCTCGTATATTCAAAAAAAAGTCTAGTAATTCAGGAAAATCCAATTACAAATGTAAATCTAATAATTTTGATAGGAACAGAGGAAAAGATGTCTCATGTACCAATACTTTTTGAACTTGAAGATTTATTACAACCTACATTTTTAAAGAAATTAGATGAAGGTGCTAATTTGGAAAACCTCCTGTTAAGAACATTACCGATCAAGACGTAG
- a CDS encoding L-ribulose-5-phosphate 4-epimerase, with protein sequence MIKSLDNLRQQVYMANMDLPKVGLVKLTWGNVSIIDREQKVVIIKPSGLPYERMTEGDMVITDLQGNVVDGTLRPSSDLTTHLTLYKSFPDIGAVVHTHSKWAVKWAQSGRDIPAYGTTHADTFYGDIPCTRPLKSEEINGNYEVETGNVIVETFNERQIDPLAIPGVLVNGHGPFTWGKTASEAVNNSIILDEVAEMAIHTELLYNNYDSVQARISQELLDKHYFRKHGPNAYYGQRSSS encoded by the coding sequence ATGATCAAAAGTTTGGATAATTTAAGACAACAAGTTTATATGGCAAATATGGATTTACCCAAAGTTGGACTAGTAAAATTAACTTGGGGTAATGTCAGTATTATTGACAGGGAACAGAAAGTTGTCATTATAAAACCAAGTGGATTACCTTATGAGAGAATGACAGAGGGTGATATGGTTATTACAGATTTACAAGGTAATGTAGTAGATGGAACCTTACGTCCTTCGTCGGATTTAACAACACACCTTACATTATATAAAAGCTTTCCTGATATAGGTGCTGTTGTCCACACCCATTCTAAATGGGCGGTAAAGTGGGCACAGAGTGGGAGAGATATTCCAGCATACGGCACAACACATGCGGATACTTTTTACGGAGATATTCCTTGCACTCGACCACTAAAAAGTGAAGAGATTAACGGGAATTATGAAGTTGAAACAGGAAATGTGATCGTGGAAACTTTTAATGAGCGTCAAATTGATCCTCTTGCAATACCAGGAGTTCTTGTGAATGGACATGGACCATTTACATGGGGAAAAACCGCATCTGAAGCAGTGAACAATAGTATTATTTTAGATGAGGTAGCGGAAATGGCTATTCATACCGAGTTACTTTATAATAATTATGATTCTGTCCAAGCAAGAATTTCTCAAGAATTATTAGATAAACATTATTTTAGAAAACATGGACCAAATGCATATTACGGGCAAAGAAGTAGTAGCTAA
- a CDS encoding L-ribulose-5-phosphate 3-epimerase, translating to MNPIGIYEKALPDSMDWLEKLDQAKKLGFDFVEMSIDETDHRLARLDWTMKERENFVTALNKSNMRIPSICLSGHRRFPLGSNDPAVREKALDIMKKAIDLADDIGVRVIQLAGYDVYYEERSEKTRDYFIENLRKSCDWAAEKQIVLAIEIMDDPFINSISKYLKIREKISSPWLFVYPDLGNLSAWANDVPEELYKGRDQIVAIHLKDTLAVTGDRKGKFKEVPFGEGCVNFAESIKVLREINYSGPFLIEMWSGKSNDYIKEIHNAVEFLKPILKEGGYDYDQKFG from the coding sequence ATGAATCCCATCGGTATATATGAGAAGGCTTTGCCAGATTCAATGGATTGGCTAGAAAAATTAGACCAAGCTAAAAAATTGGGGTTTGACTTTGTAGAGATGTCAATTGATGAAACAGATCACCGACTGGCTCGGTTGGACTGGACAATGAAAGAGAGAGAAAATTTTGTTACCGCTTTAAATAAATCCAATATGAGGATTCCATCTATTTGCTTAAGTGGACATCGTCGATTTCCACTAGGTTCCAATGATCCAGCAGTGCGAGAAAAGGCACTGGATATTATGAAAAAAGCTATTGATTTAGCAGATGATATTGGAGTGCGTGTTATCCAGCTTGCTGGTTACGATGTATATTATGAAGAAAGAAGTGAAAAAACAAGGGATTATTTTATTGAAAACCTCCGCAAGTCTTGTGATTGGGCTGCTGAAAAACAAATTGTACTTGCAATTGAAATTATGGATGATCCATTTATCAACTCCATTAGTAAATACTTAAAAATTAGAGAAAAAATTAGTTCTCCTTGGCTATTTGTATATCCGGACTTAGGGAATTTATCTGCCTGGGCTAACGATGTTCCAGAAGAGTTATATAAAGGAAGAGATCAAATTGTTGCTATTCATTTAAAAGATACTCTTGCGGTTACAGGGGATCGAAAAGGAAAGTTTAAGGAAGTGCCGTTTGGCGAGGGATGTGTAAATTTTGCCGAATCCATCAAAGTTCTACGAGAAATAAATTACTCTGGGCCATTTCTAATTGAAATGTGGTCAGGAAAAAGTAATGACTATATAAAAGAAATCCATAATGCCGTAGAGTTTTTAAAGCCGATATTAAAAGAGGGAGGGTACGATTATGATCAAAAGTTTGGATAA
- a CDS encoding 3-keto-L-gulonate-6-phosphate decarboxylase UlaD gives MTLPKLQVALDNNTLSEALKSASEVADAVDIIEAGTILCLNEGMEAVRCLRALYPDKIILADTKCADAGATVARNCKEAGANWMTVICCATVPTMKAALNELEDLQVELYGDWTFEQAEKWKEAGLNQVVYHQSRDALLSGKTWGDEDLKKIKKMSEMGFKVSVTGGLELETLELFRGIDVFTFIAGRSIRDADSPYDEAMKFKREIERIWGE, from the coding sequence ATGACATTACCCAAATTACAAGTTGCATTAGACAATAATACATTAAGTGAAGCTTTAAAATCAGCATCCGAGGTTGCTGATGCGGTGGATATAATTGAAGCAGGAACCATTTTATGTCTAAATGAAGGAATGGAAGCAGTAAGGTGCTTACGGGCACTTTATCCGGATAAAATTATATTGGCGGACACGAAGTGTGCGGATGCCGGTGCAACAGTAGCAAGAAATTGTAAAGAGGCAGGAGCAAATTGGATGACTGTCATATGTTGTGCCACTGTACCAACTATGAAAGCCGCATTAAATGAACTAGAAGATCTTCAAGTTGAATTATACGGTGATTGGACGTTTGAACAAGCTGAAAAATGGAAAGAGGCGGGACTGAATCAAGTGGTTTATCATCAAAGTCGCGATGCCTTGCTTTCAGGCAAAACTTGGGGAGACGAGGATTTGAAAAAAATAAAAAAAATGTCAGAAATGGGATTTAAAGTATCTGTAACAGGTGGACTTGAACTGGAAACATTGGAGTTATTCCGAGGTATTGATGTATTTACATTTATAGCTGGGAGAAGTATCAGAGATGCAGACTCTCCATACGATGAAGCCATGAAGTTTAAAAGGGAAATTGAAAGAATTTGGGGTGAATAA
- the ulaG gene encoding L-ascorbate 6-phosphate lactonase yields MANVNDITRESWILNTFPEWGTWLNEEIEETVVEKNTFAMWWLGCTGIWVKSENNTNILIDLWCGTGKRTRKNTKMKKQHQMQRMSGVENLQPNLRAVPFVIDPFAIKNLDAYLVTHFHSDHIDVNAAAAVLQNCDESVPFIGPQACVDLWVSWGVPEERCKTVRPGDVVKVKDTEIVILEAFDRTALITAPEGEILKGKMPMDMDDVAVNYLIKTPGGSLYHAGDSHYSNSFAKHGNEHTIDVALGAYGENPRGITDKVTSVDMLRMAESLKTKVVIPVHHDIWTNFQADPKEIQMIWESKKDRLNYHFKPFTWQVGGKFVFPDDKDKLEYHYPRGFDDAFAIDPDLPYPSFL; encoded by the coding sequence ATGGCGAATGTAAATGATATAACACGTGAATCATGGATTTTAAACACATTTCCTGAGTGGGGAACCTGGTTAAACGAGGAAATAGAAGAGACTGTCGTTGAAAAAAACACTTTTGCTATGTGGTGGCTAGGTTGTACAGGGATTTGGGTTAAGTCTGAAAATAATACAAATATTTTAATAGATTTATGGTGTGGTACTGGGAAACGTACTCGTAAAAATACAAAAATGAAAAAGCAACACCAGATGCAACGAATGAGTGGTGTAGAAAATCTTCAACCAAATTTACGCGCAGTACCTTTTGTTATAGACCCTTTTGCAATCAAGAATTTAGATGCTTATCTAGTAACGCATTTTCATTCAGACCATATTGATGTAAATGCAGCAGCAGCAGTATTACAAAATTGCGATGAATCAGTACCATTTATTGGACCTCAGGCTTGTGTAGATTTATGGGTAAGTTGGGGAGTCCCAGAAGAACGCTGCAAAACTGTTAGACCGGGAGATGTGGTAAAGGTAAAGGATACTGAAATTGTTATACTGGAAGCTTTTGATCGTACAGCTTTAATTACTGCTCCAGAAGGTGAAATATTGAAAGGGAAAATGCCTATGGATATGGATGATGTAGCTGTAAACTATTTGATAAAGACTCCCGGTGGTAGTCTTTATCACGCTGGGGATTCTCACTATTCAAACTCTTTTGCTAAACATGGTAATGAACATACAATTGATGTTGCATTAGGTGCTTACGGAGAAAATCCACGTGGCATTACTGATAAAGTTACATCTGTGGATATGCTTCGTATGGCAGAATCTTTGAAAACAAAGGTTGTTATACCTGTTCATCATGATATCTGGACTAACTTCCAAGCAGATCCAAAGGAAATTCAAATGATTTGGGAGTCTAAAAAAGACCGGTTAAACTATCATTTTAAACCTTTCACTTGGCAAGTTGGTGGGAAATTTGTGTTTCCTGATGACAAAGATAAGTTGGAATATCATTATCCAAGAGGATTCGATGATGCATTTGCTATTGACCCGGATTTACCTTATCCGTCTTTCCTATAA
- a CDS encoding lactonase family protein, giving the protein MTLSVDNIVPLNSSEKVFMYVGSWQNTYGGNDGGGGITVFEVDQTDGSFKYLASYEDKMAVGSIAIARSKNVLYAVNETKEYSDISSSYGGSVSAYSIDPEKGLLTLINKKSTFGVFPCSIAIDPSESYVLVANYGSEDSIIKTYQNNEGNYELVKIPDEGSIVVLPLDSDGKLGDVSDLLKHKQISGCDPIWQTAPHPHSVSIDPTGKYVIVADRGGDTVTAYELDHSVGRLSLIDQLFTEPGTGPRTVSHSPTHPYIFISSELVAEVTAYKYDRDNGKIDKINTGVTIPPNYTPKNPDDFFSRTHPSDIKAHPNGEFVYVLNRGHDSIARFAVEESTGVITYIDTTPSQGVGPREMNFDPSGKYLYVANQGTGNLIVYGVDCSTGELKPTGFVGYENMPASINFFTSSIEK; this is encoded by the coding sequence ATGACATTAAGCGTGGATAATATAGTGCCATTAAATTCATCAGAAAAAGTATTTATGTATGTTGGATCTTGGCAAAATACATATGGCGGTAATGATGGTGGAGGTGGTATAACAGTTTTTGAAGTTGATCAAACTGATGGTTCATTCAAATATTTAGCTAGTTATGAAGATAAGATGGCAGTAGGAAGCATTGCGATAGCTCGAAGTAAAAATGTTCTGTATGCAGTGAATGAAACAAAGGAATACAGTGATATAAGTAGTAGCTACGGTGGTAGTGTAAGTGCATATTCTATTGATCCTGAAAAAGGTCTACTAACACTAATAAACAAAAAGTCAACATTCGGTGTTTTCCCATGCTCGATTGCAATCGATCCGTCGGAATCATATGTGTTAGTGGCTAATTATGGATCTGAAGATAGTATTATTAAAACCTATCAAAATAACGAAGGTAACTATGAACTGGTTAAAATTCCTGATGAAGGTAGTATTGTAGTGTTACCTTTAGATAGTGATGGAAAATTAGGAGATGTATCGGATCTTCTAAAGCATAAGCAAATTAGTGGATGCGATCCAATATGGCAAACTGCGCCACACCCACATTCTGTTAGTATCGACCCGACGGGTAAATATGTTATTGTTGCTGATCGTGGAGGTGATACGGTAACGGCATATGAACTTGATCATTCAGTTGGTAGGCTTTCACTCATTGATCAGTTATTTACCGAACCTGGAACAGGCCCTAGGACTGTTTCTCACAGTCCAACCCATCCTTATATCTTTATTTCAAGTGAGCTAGTAGCTGAGGTTACAGCTTACAAATATGATAGAGATAATGGGAAAATAGACAAAATAAATACAGGAGTAACAATTCCGCCCAATTATACTCCTAAGAACCCAGATGATTTTTTCTCTCGTACACACCCTTCTGATATTAAAGCGCATCCTAACGGAGAGTTTGTTTACGTATTAAATAGGGGACATGACAGCATTGCAAGATTTGCTGTCGAAGAATCAACAGGTGTAATTACTTATATTGATACAACACCGTCTCAAGGCGTGGGTCCAAGGGAAATGAACTTTGATCCATCCGGTAAATATCTATATGTAGCAAATCAAGGAACCGGAAATTTAATAGTATATGGTGTGGACTGTAGTACCGGTGAATTAAAACCAACTGGATTTGTTGGATATGAAAACATGCCAGCTTCTATTAACTTCTTTACTAGTTCAATTGAAAAATAA
- a CDS encoding MBL fold metallo-hydrolase codes for MQIIRNVFQVCGSPFGTNTNSYAVKGEDSIVLIDGGLDEAQLEIVDENLKYWGLSDYPISHMLITHAHFDHSGNAHIFKKRGAQIVAGPGDAEAIETGDERTLSYAFRGKKFNPCKVDVTVKDGDIINAAGLNFEVIHTPGHSGGSVVYKLEVDGKMVLFMGDFLVIGPDCQSVEFGWNGSPDYDQKAYYESVVKIKDYPADILLTGHLQPCLRDGYAVLQDSYKEAILKLK; via the coding sequence ATGCAGATAATAAGAAATGTCTTTCAAGTATGTGGTTCACCCTTTGGGACGAATACAAATTCCTATGCTGTTAAGGGTGAAGATTCGATTGTATTGATTGATGGTGGTTTAGATGAAGCTCAACTTGAAATAGTGGATGAGAATCTGAAGTATTGGGGCTTGTCTGATTATCCTATTTCTCATATGCTCATCACTCATGCGCACTTTGACCATAGTGGGAATGCTCATATTTTTAAAAAGCGAGGAGCCCAAATTGTAGCTGGTCCTGGAGATGCAGAAGCTATTGAAACGGGAGATGAAAGAACGCTCAGTTATGCATTCCGGGGAAAGAAATTTAATCCTTGCAAAGTAGATGTTACAGTGAAAGATGGAGATATTATCAACGCTGCAGGTTTAAATTTTGAGGTTATCCATACCCCAGGTCATTCTGGTGGGAGCGTTGTATATAAATTAGAAGTAGACGGTAAAATGGTTTTATTTATGGGTGATTTTTTAGTAATTGGACCTGATTGCCAATCAGTTGAATTCGGTTGGAATGGTAGTCCTGATTATGATCAAAAGGCATATTATGAATCAGTCGTTAAGATTAAGGATTATCCTGCAGATATTTTATTGACTGGTCATCTACAACCATGCTTAAGAGATGGTTATGCTGTATTGCAAGATTCTTATAAAGAAGCAATTTTAAAACTAAAATAA
- a CDS encoding carbohydrate ABC transporter permease — MNKLFNYFIMLFVVLISVVPLLWVLLSSFKTNYEVLESAFSWPSNFSFESYVDAIRLTNLHNFFLNSLLVAVITTIVSLIIFSMAGYILARFEFKFRNLIYIVLSFSILIPTNSMLQPIYILINEMNLYDTKTGLIFVYTGLALPIALFLLRSYFKSIPKEMEESAYIEGAGFVKTFLLIILPMARPALASAGVLIFLSCWNEFLFALLLTSSPESRTLSLALNYLVQAFGSDYPALFATIIMIILPSIVVYIILQEQISSSLASGAVKD; from the coding sequence ATGAATAAATTATTTAATTATTTTATCATGTTGTTTGTAGTTTTAATATCTGTTGTTCCATTGTTGTGGGTTTTGCTCTCTTCGTTTAAAACAAATTATGAAGTATTAGAATCTGCGTTTTCTTGGCCATCTAATTTTTCATTTGAATCTTATGTAGATGCAATTAGGCTTACAAATCTTCATAACTTTTTTCTGAATTCTTTATTGGTTGCAGTAATAACAACTATAGTTTCTTTGATTATCTTTTCTATGGCTGGATATATCCTGGCAAGATTTGAATTTAAATTCAGGAATCTAATTTATATTGTTTTATCGTTTTCGATATTAATACCTACCAATTCTATGCTCCAACCCATCTATATTTTAATAAATGAAATGAATTTATATGATACCAAAACGGGTCTTATTTTTGTATATACGGGATTAGCTTTACCAATAGCCTTGTTTTTATTGAGAAGTTATTTTAAGAGTATTCCCAAGGAGATGGAGGAAAGTGCTTATATCGAAGGGGCGGGTTTTGTAAAAACATTCTTATTAATAATACTACCAATGGCAAGACCTGCTCTAGCTAGTGCTGGTGTCCTTATCTTTTTATCCTGTTGGAATGAGTTTTTATTTGCACTTTTATTAACTAGTTCTCCAGAAAGCAGAACATTGTCTTTGGCTTTGAATTATCTTGTTCAAGCATTTGGTTCTGATTACCCTGCTTTATTTGCTACCATCATTATGATTATTCTTCCAAGTATAGTTGTTTATATCATATTACAGGAACAAATATCGAGTAGTCTGGCAAGTGGAGCTGTAAAAGATTAA